ACCTGTATTGATTCCTATACCTATATGTATCGGCGCTATCCCCTCTTTTTCAAATTCTTGATTTAAAATATTGAGCTTATTTATCATCTCTAGTGCACAAGTACAAGCAGCTTTTGCATGCTCTTCTACATCTATCGGTGCATTGAAAAATGCCATAACGGCATCACCGATATATTTATCAAGCATCCCTTTATTATCCATAACCGCCTCAGTCATTGGCGTAAAATATCTGTTTAAGAGTTTAATGAGTTGCTGCGGATCGTCCATCTCTTCTGAGAGAGTAGTAAAATTACGAATATCGCTAAACAAAATACTCAGCTCTTTTTTCTCTCCGCCGAGTTCCAACCCTTTTTTACTATGTACCAGTTTCTCCAATAACTCTTTTGAAAGATAACTAGAGAAAGCTTTTTTAATAAAGCGTGTATCTTTTTCTTGAATATAAAAGATATTAAACTCTATCAAGGCGACATTCAAACCTAATGCAATAAGAGGGTAAAACATATCTATATATAAAGAATTATAAGAAAATAGCGTTTTTGCAACTGCGAAAAGAAACAGGTAAACACCTATATAGGTAAATATTCTTACATAGAGTTTCTTGATAAAAACACTCACTAGAAAAACACTCAATACTGTCAAGATAGTCATTAGATAGTTAAGCAGAGGAAACTCTTTTATCAGTTCATCGTTTAAAAAGTTTGAAAGAAATGTAGCGTGCAAATACACTCCATACATATTTCCCATTGGAGTTGCAACGACATCTCCTATCCCCATCTCTGTGACACCAAAAAGTACTATTTTCTTTTGAAGATAGGAACTTTTTATCTTCCCTTTATAAAGGTCTACGAATGAAATCGTTTTATATGCCTGCTTGTCATAAAAGTTAAGTCGTACAAAACCCAAATCATTCACAGAAATTTTTTGCTTACCAAGTGTCAGTGTATTTGCCGCTTTGCGATCAAGATCGCTATTAAACTTCAGACGTAAACTCTGCAGAGCTAAAGAGGGATACAGAGAATTCTGCAGATAAAATGCCGTGGGATACCATCTATAGAGTTGATCACTTGCCGTTACGGTTGTAAATGCACCTTGCATCGTACATGAGTCTAGAATCGGTTCTACATTTAATTCGGCAAATTTCGCATTTAGAAAATGTTCATCTTTTTGTAGTTTTGACTGCAGAAGGTCAAGACTTGAATTTTGCAATGTATCAAGTTCTTGGGGAGTTAGATGCTGTGTAGCTTTCTCTCTTAAAAAAAATCCACATACACTATTGTTTAAAGTTTCTATTGCCGTCGCTAATTTCTGATCTGCATCGCTGGATTCCGAAAACACCATATCCAGTGCGACTACATCGGCACTTTGCAGTTTTTCTAATCCTTGTGCCAAAATATCTCTATCCCACGGCCAACGACCGAAATAGTTGATACTTTTTTCATCCACTGCCACTATGACGACATCAGGATTGATTGTTTTTGTTTGAAAAGCGAAATTGGTATCATTAAACTTTTCGGCAAAAGAGTCTAAAAATTCAAATTTTTCATACTCTAATAGTAAAATCAACAGCAGTGAGAAAACTGCTAATATACTAGTTCTTATCAAATAACTTTTCAAAATATTTAAACTCGTCTGCATCGTTTTGATCGAAACTGTCTTCTTTAACTATATTATCCTCAAAACTTACTTTGTTTTGCTGCTGCAGGTCAAAAGCTTGAGTTTTTACCGCTTTTTCATATTTTTCGAATGCTGCTTTATACTCATCAAAGCCCTGCTGTTGTTTTGCTTTAAAATCTTCAAATTCTGCATTTATTTTTTTTCTATAAAGTTCAAACTCCTCTTTAATACTATTAATTCCGACTACACCCTCTTGTAATAAAAGCTCTTTTTGTTCATCTGCTTTTACAATAAAGGTTGTCCCTTTAATTCCGATGATCGCAAAATTTGTCTCTACTTTTAAAGCATCTTTCGTTTTTTTAGAAGTTATTTTGTAATACACTTTTCCGTTTTCTTGCTTGAGATCTACTCCGCTGATAAAACGTACCATCGAATCAGTATCGACAATCAATGTCGAATTATCCTCTAACTTGATTTTTGCACAACCATCTTCGTAAGTGCTTAAGATATCCCCCTCTTGAATCTGATATCCGGCAAGCACTTTTATCTTTTTAATACTGTTTTGCGGTTTTACTTTTACATTTCCTTGAAGTTCCTCAACAGTTCCAATCACACTAGCGTAAATATATGTACAACTCGCTATAATAAGCATTAAAAACAGTTTCACGTAAGACCTTTAAAAAGATTTTATTTGATTATATCATGTTATTAAAAAAAGGGAGATGATGTTAAAAATACTTTTTTCACCTTCTGAAGGGAAAAACAGTGGAGGAGAGCATACTAGCCAAGAGCTCTTCGGTGCAACTGATGCTCGGGATGAGATATTAAACAAATATAACGAAATCGTAAACAGCGGTGACGAAGAAAAGATTAAAGCTCTGTTTGGAATCAAAAAATTTGATGATTGCAAACCTTATATTGAGGATATATTTCAAGCACCCCTGATGAGTGCCATTGAAAGATACGACGGGGTAGCCTATGACTATCTTGAGTACACATCTTTAGATCAAGATGCACAAAACTACCTCAAAGAAAATACTATTATCTTCTCAAATCTTTACGGACCGCTTCGAGGTGGAGACAAGATTGCAAACTATAAAGTGAAGCAGGGAAATTCTATCGGAGAGATTGAACCGGATAAATTTTACAAAGATCGTTTTTCTTACCAGTTGGATCTTTATCTTGGCAGCAGTGATATTTTAGATCTGCGTGCGGGGTATTATGACAAATTTTACAAAACAAACCAGCCCTATACAACACTTAAGTTTTTAAAAGATGGGAAAACAGTTTCACACTGGGCAAAAGCATACCGCGGGATAGTGTTACGTGAAGTGGCACGTGCAGGAATTAGCTCTTTAGAAGAGTTCAACAAACTGGAGATCGAAAACCTCAAGGTTAAAGAGATCAAAAAAACAAAAAACAAAACAGAAATAGTATATGAGATCGTAGAATGAACCAAGATTCACAAGAGTATAAAAATAAAAAAGCATTTTTTGACAAACTGATTACGCTTTACGGGCGCAATGTCGTTGTAGAAGTTTTACAAGATGATTCTATTGAAGTACACAAACTTCATTTAGCAAAATCAAATAAGCCTGACGGTGCAATTAATAAAATTATGCAATTGGCAAAAAAACGAAATATAGAAATTACTTACCATGAAAAAAATGCCCTCAGCCGCATCAGTAAAAATGCAAAACAGGACCAGGGTGTTGCAATCGATATCTTTTCAAAAACATATCAAAGTGCAGAAGCGATTAAAGATTTGCAATCGTACAAATTAATTGCACTTGACGGTGTACAGAATCCTCAAAATCTAGGAATGATTATCCGCAGTTGTGCAGCGGGAAATGTTGACGGAATAATTTTGCCGAAGAAAAACTCTGCCAAAATCTCCCCTCTTGTTATAAAAGCGAGTGCCGGAACACTGTTTAAAATTCCGATCTACTTTTGTAATACATTAGAGGATGTTTTACCACAGCTAAATGAAGCAAAAATATATGCACTCTCACTTGAGGCTAAAAACTCTATTTACGATCTAACTCTAGAGAAAAAATCTGTTTTTATTCTTGGAAATGAGAGTGAAGGGGTAAGTAAAGAGGTGATTAGCCTGTGTAACGACTCTTTAATCATCCCTATGAATCGAGGCGTTGAATCGCTCAACGTTGCAGTAACTGCTTCTTTGATCGCCTTTATGAGATCATAATCTCATAAGGACGTTTAATCTCACGGATTACCTCATCAACAGACATGTGACGAGACTTTCTCAAAAACTCTCTGCCGTCTAAAAACACAAGTACCGTAGGAATGGCGAATACACTAAAGTGTGCAGCTACTTCTTGAGCTTCTGAGACATCAACACTCACAACTTCAAACTCTTTAAAATTTGCATCTATCGCTTCAAGTAGTTTTGGTTTGAGTGCATGACACACATTACATGTCGGTGCGGAAAAATACACCATCACCGCTAAATTTTCTTTTATTGTTTGTTCTATCTCTTCTATTGTTTGCATAGTAGAATTTTACTATAATTTGAGTTATGAGTTCAATTATTTTAAGTATTTTAAGTATCTATGTTTTTATAGTGATGGGTTATCTTGCAAAACGGGTTTTCAAAGAGCAGATTGACGATAAAACGATCACACTGCTAAATGTCTATTTTTTACAAGTGTTTTTAACATTTTGGGGTCTTTTGATCCATCCTGTAGATATCACCCTACTCTATGCACCAAGTATCTATTTGGTTATTGTCATTATTGCACTGATCGTATCAGCCTTATTTGCACGTTATCTCTTTACTCAGAAAAAAGAGTACTCCATTGCGATGGTCGCAGCACTCATAGGTAATACCGGAAACTTAGGAATCCCGCTAAACATCGCCATATTCGGTGAAGCTTCCATTCCGTATACGACGGTTGTAAATCTTATGAATGTTTTCGTAGTGTATACGATCGGGGTATACTACTACTCCCGCGGAAGCTTTGATGTTAAAACATCCCTCATGAATATTGTGAAACTTCCAATACTTTGGGCTGCAATCATAGCGATCATACTCAGCGTAGCAAACTATAAACCCTCTGAAACTATTATGAATATGCTAATGATGGGAGCTTATGCTTCTATGACTATGCAGCTGTTTTTATTCGGTATCTATCTCTACGGTACAAAAATAAACGAGATCAATAAAACACTCATCAGCTGGATTCTTAGTTTTAAATTTTTACTGCTTCCTATTTTAGCTATTGGAGTACTCTCTTTTATAGAACTCGATCCGATGATCAAAGGAATTATTTTCATAGAACTGCTTATGCCTCTTGCCGTAGCCAACGTTAATCTTGCTTCACTCTATGATTGTGAACCGAAAGTTGTCACTGCGTTAGTCCTTATCTCTTCGGTTTTATTTTTAGGAATTATCTTTTTAGGTGTAAAAATTTTATCCTATCTATAAAATTGAAACTTATCTTAGACTTGATTGAAATATTATATTAGGTTATAATCTAAAAAATTCTCTTAGGTATTGTAGTGAAATTCAAAAAAACAGCTCAGATAATTGACCTTTTGATACACAATAAAGAAAAGATAATTGATGCTTGGTTAAACTCTAAAGATACCAGCATTATTTTAAATGCTTACGGCATTGAAATTGATGAGTTTAGAAGTCTTTTTGCGACCCTATTATTTGATTGTTATCTCGATCAAATATTAGAAAAAACCGATCTTGAAAATTGTACTATTATCCCTGCTTACATAAAATTGATGCTAAAGCATCACGCTACACCTGATAAAATTTTTTTACTGCCTCTTGAACTTGAAAACTCTATACTCAAATCTTTTTTTGCAAACAATGTTTCAGACTATGAAATTTATATAGAGATAAACCAGCTTACAAAATATACTCTTAAAGCAACTCTTACAGAATTTCAAAAGATTTTTAATGAACAAGAACAAGAAAATATTTATCACAATGCCATCCTTGAAACAACAAATGACGGTTATTGGATGGCAGATACAGAGGGGAACTTTTTAGAAGTCAACGCCTCTTACAGTAAAATGTCAGGGTACTCTATAGACGAATTGTTATCTATGCATATACAAGCTGTTGAAGCTATAGAGTCTGAAGAAGAAACCAAGAAACATATTGAACATATCATTAAATATGGCAATGAAACATTTGAGACGACACATATTAAAAAAAATGGGGAGAGATACCCCGTAGAAGTATCGGTTAGTTTTACAGAAATAGACGGGGGACGTTTTTTTGTTTTGTTACGTGACATAAGTGAACGCAAACAAGCTGAAAACGAACTGCTTCTCTCTTCCAAAGTGTTTTCAAATATGACTGACGGTGTACTTATTACAGATTCAAAGCAACATATCTTAAAATTCAATGACAGTTTTTCTAAAATCACCGGTTATACAGAGAAGGAACTTCTTGGAAAAACACCGAATCTTTTAAGTTCCGGTTGGCACGATAAAGAGTTTTACAAACGGATGTGGGCAGACATAAACACTTACGGAAGTTGGCAAGGTGAGATTGTTGATCGTAAAAAAAACGGGGAAACATATATATCAGAGAGCTCTATAATTGCTGTAAAACAAAATGATGAGATCATGAACTACATTGCCATATCCAGTGATGTTACACATAGAAAAGAGCAAGAGAAAATAATTAACAATTTGGCCTATTATGATGCATTAACAAAACTGCCAAATAAAACATTGTTTCAAGAAAGGCTTGAACACTATATCAGTATTGCAAAAAGACATCATACACAGATCGCACTCTTTTTTATCGATCTGGATAATTTCAAAAACATTAACGACACCTTAGGTCACTTAATGGGTGATCAATTCTTAAAAGATGCTGCTTTAAGAATAAAAAGTATCCTTAGAGAGGAAGATACACTGGGAAGGTTTGGCGGTGATGAGTTTGCCATTATAATTCAAGACTGGCACTCAGTAAGTAGTTTGGGAGTCTTGGCACAAAAAATTGTAGATATATTTAAACAGCCATTTTTACTAAATAATACAGAGTTTTTTTCCGGTGTAAGTATAGGGATTAGCATATATCCCGATGATGCAAAAACTTATGATGAGATGATACGTTTAGCCGATACAGCTATGTATCACGTTAAACGTCACGGGAAAAACGGTTATGAGTTTTTTTCTGCATCTATGAATAAATCTATTGCCGAAAAAATGAAAATAGAGAATGCCTTGCACACTGCATTGGAAAACAATGAGTTTCATCTTACGTATCAGCCTAAAGTCAATATAGAAACAAATACTGTTTACGGGATGGAAGCACTCATAAGATGGATTCATCCGGAACTTGGCTTTATCGGACCGGAGCTGTTTATACCTAAGGCTGAAGATAACGGTCAAATCTACAACATAGGACTATGGGTTATTAGACAAGCTCTTGAAGATACAAAAAAATTACATGACTCAGGTTATGATGATCTTGAAGTATCTATTAACATCTCCAGTAGACAATTAGAACAAAGTTATTTTTTAAAAGACTTGATATCGATAGTTAATGATATTGGACTAGCAAAAGAGTTTATAGACTTAGAAATAACAGAGACACAAGTTATGAACAATATTGACTCTTCCCTAGAGATGCTGCGTAAAATCAGTGCCCTGGGTATTAAACTTTCTATTGATGATTTTGGAACAGGGTATTCATCATTGAGTTACCTAAAACAACTTCCTGCAAATACGATTAAAATCGATAAAAGTTTCGTTCTTGATATAGATAAAGATGAAGATGACAAAGCTATTGTAGCATCAATCATTGCGTTATCTAAATCTCTAAACAGAAAAGTGGTTGCCGAAGGCTCAGAAACAAAAGAGCATATTGAAATACTTAGAGAACTTGGCGTTAGTCAAGTACAAGGTTATTATTATTCAAAACCAATTAAACTGGATGAGTTTGAACAATTTTTAAAAGAGTTCCATTAAGAAGAACCTTTTTATGATGAACATGAAAGTTTTAAATTTTTGTGTTGTTACTTTTAATTCTGAAAATTTTAAAAAGTTGAAATATAAAAGAGGAAAAGAATCAACTCCCAAAAGGGAGTTAAAGAGAAATTATTTGATTTTTGCGATTACTGCATCAACTGAGAAACCAAATTTCTCAAATAATTGTTCTGCAGGAGCTGAAGCACCGAAACTGTCCATTCCGATAACTTCATCAGCTAAACGGTACCACTCTAATCCGCGGGCAGCTTCAATTGCAACTTTTTTCGTATTTGGAGCGATGATCTCATCAATATAAGATTTATCTTGTTCAATGAAAAGATCGTAACAAGGTACAGAAACAACGTTTACTTTCTCACCTTGCTCGTTTAGTTTTGCTTTTACATCAAGTGCTAACTGTACTTCACTACCAGATGCCATTAAGGTGATTGTAGCATCTGCATCACTTGCAAGTAAGTAACCACCTTTTGAAGCTTCCCCTTTTACCGCAACTGGTAAAATTGAAAGGTTCTGACGTGAACATACAAATGCCGAAGGAGATTTTGTCATCTCTAGAGCTTTTTTCCAAGCTTCAACATTTTCTGCACCGTCTGCAGGACGCCATACATAAAAGTTCGGTAATGAACGGAATTGTGATAGGTGTTCGATCGGCTGGTGAGTCGGGCCGTCTTCACCAACACCGATACTATCGTGTGTCCAGATAAAGAACTGTTGAATTCCACTAAGTGCTGCAATACGTGCAGCTGGTTTTAGGTAATCTGAAAATACAAAGAATGTAGCACTAAACGGCATTAAAGGACCATATAATGCAATAGCATTTGTAATTGAAGCCATTGCATGTTCACGGATACCGAAATAGATGTTTCTTCCTTTTGGAAATACTCCCATATCTTTTAGGTCTGTTTTGTTTGACGGGCTTAAGTCTGCACTACCGCCTAAGAAACTTGGAATTGCTTTAGCAATTGCATTCATAATTTTACCGTTTGTACTTCTTGTAGCATCAGCTTTATCAAAAGTCGGATAGTCAATACGAGAAAGATCAGGATTCTCTAAAGAAGCTAAAACTTCATTTTGCTCTAAAAGTGGCATAGTTTTTTGACGGTGAATCCATTCACGCTCAGCTAAGTCACCTTTTTCGATTGCACATCTGAATCTTGCCATAACATCTTCTGAAACAAAGAATTTTTTCTCAGGATCAAAACCTGCTGCTTTTTTTGCTTCAGCAATAATTTCATCACCTAACGGTGCACCATGTGAATGGTGACTTCCCTCTAACTCACCTGCACCTTTTGCGATAGTTGTATGTGCAATGATAATAGCTGGTTTAGGAGATGCTTTTGCAGCAGTAAGAGCGATATCGATGGCATCGTAGTTATGACCGTCACACTCTAAAACTTCCCAACCTTGAGATTCAAATCTTCCACGGATATTTTCAGAAATACTCAGGTCTGTACATCCTTCGATCGTAATACAGTTAGAATCGTAAATAACAATCAGATTATCTAACTTATTGTGTCCTGCGATTGAACACGCTTCGTAAGAGATACCTTCTTCTAAATCTCCATCTCCACATAAACAATATACATTATGGTCAATTAAATCTGCAGTATCGCTGTTTACTTGAGCAGCCATAAATTTACTCGCCATAGAGAAACCTACTGCATTTGCAACACCTTGACCAAGAGGACCAGTTGTAATCTCAACACCTTTTGTATGTCCATACTCCGGATGGCCAGGTGTTTTTGAATCTAATTGACGGAAGTTTTTTAGATCTTCTATCTCTAAACCATATCCCCATAGGTAATAAAGTGAATAGATAAGCCCTGTAGCATGCCCACCTGAGAATACTAATCTGTCACGGTTTAACCATGAAGGGTTTTTAGGATTATGGTTTAAGTGTTCACTTAAAACTACAGCAATATCTGCAAGTCCCATAGGTGCACCTGGGTGACCTGAATTTGCAGCTTGAACCATATCTGCTGCTAAAAATCTAATAGAGTCCGCCATCTTTTTGCGCATAATATTATCGCTCATTATTTGTCCTTGTGTCTGTTTATGTATTTTGTAAGTATTGGTGACAATTCACTACGTAAACTCTCATCAAAACTTTCTATCTCTTCTAATAATTCATCAGCTAAAATATTAGCTTCTTTCATTGTCTCATCTAAACCTAAAATAGTTACAAAACTATTTTTATCCTCATCGTTGTTCGTTAATTTTCCAGCCTCTTCACTACTTTGAGTTACATCTAAAATATCGTCTTGGATCTGAAATAAAATACCAAGTTTTATACCAAATTCGTAAAGTGTATCAGCTAATTCTTCATTACCGCAGATAAGTGCACCCATCTTCATCGAAGCTGCAATAAGCTTTGCAGTTTTATTTGTATGAAGTACTTTAATATCTTCCACTTTGAGCGGCTTGTTTTCAAAGTAACAGTCTATCGCCTGTCCAAGCACCATACCGTTAAGCCCACCGTTAGATGCAAGCTCACGAATTAGTTTCACTTTTATAGCATCGCTAAAAGGTGCATTGCTTAACACTTCAAAAGAGTAAGTATTAAGTGCATCTCCTACCAAAATAGCAGTCACTTCATCATACACAACATGCAGTGTAGGTTTCCCGCGACGAAGAGGTGAGTCATCCATTGCAGGTAAATCATCATGAATTAATGAGTATGTATGAAGCAATTCAATCGCATATGCAGCATATCTTGCACTCTCTAACATCAAAGGATTTAAAGCTTTTACCACACCGAGTAAAAGTGCCGGACGAAAACGTTTTCCACCAGCTTTTAACATCTCTTGCAAAGCTGCTTCATACGTCGGGTGTATCGATGTTGACGTCGGTAGATGGTCTAATAAAAAAGCTTCAAATTTTTGCATAAGAAATTATATAATTAACCTACTTAATATTTACAAAAAATTGGAAATTTTTTCTCTCGAAAAGCAGTCTTGAAAAATCTTTGAAATTCTCTACATATTCTCTAAGTTCATCTTGATTTTTCACTTGCACGCCGTTTACCTGAATGAGTCTGTCACCAAGTTGCATTCCATAGTCTTTAAAATACTGATTCAGCCCTACTATGTGAAGTTTTTTGTTAAAAAAGATACCTCGGAACTCTAAAAATGTATCGCTTACTTCTCCGCCACCTGTTCTTTTGTATGCTTCTACATTAAAGTCTAAAACTTTTTTATCTCTTTTAACTTTGATCGTATGTTTTGAGCCCACTGTACTAAAAAGTATGTTTCTCATAAGCTGTGCGGCAGAAGATACTTTCTTTCCGTCAAATCCTATTACACAATCCCCTCGTTTTAAAGGATTGTTTTTCAAATAAGGATTGCTCGCTACAATTTTTATGCATCCTTTTTGATCTTTAACACGAATACCTATATCACCGTAATCGGCACTTTTTTTTGTTATAAAATTATTGAGATAGTATTTGTCTATAAAACCACCAGGAGTAAGGATTCCCTCTAACGCACAACAAGAACTCGTAATCAGTGCAGGAGTTTTCATCTTTGCACTATAAATCCCGAGTGTATTAAGTCCTACCTGTTCTTTAAGAACTTTACCCTCTTTAAAAGTTTTATCGGTAACGGCTGCAGTGCCTAATTGCAAGCGCATATTAATATCAAAAGGGTATTTAAAATGTTTTTTGTCTTCAATGATATAAAGGTTTAAAAATGGATCGTGTTTGTAAATTTTTGCATTTGGTATTTGTTGTGAATAAACAAGTCGTTTATTGTTTTTAATTGGAATTGAAATAGAGTTTTTTTGAATTGAAGTGGAATCTTTTACTTTTGCTACACATGAAAAGTAGCCATTTTTACAAGCGTGAAGATTTAAAAAGAGAAAGCTGAGTAGGAATAACAGGCGTAAATACACCTATTTGCTCCCACCAAAAGGGTTCATGCCGCCAAGCATACCCATTGCACTTTGTTGTTGATTTTGTTGCACCATCTTATTGGCATCGTTAATAGCACCAATAAGTAAGATTTGTAAAGAATCTTTATCTTCTAAGAGTTCGTCATCGATATTGAGGTCTATCACTTCCCCATTTCCGTTGAGTGTAAGTTCTACCATACCACCACCGGTTTTTACAGAAAAAGTTTTTTTAGCAAGTTCATCTTTGAGGTTCTGTGCTTGTTGCTCAAAACCTTTTAGCATCTCACTTAAATCACCCATACCGTTAAACATTATATACTCTCTACAACTTCATCAATGTTATTTTCATCATTAAGTAATACTACTGTCGGTTTGTAGTTTTCTAACTCTTTATCATCAAATGTAGCGTACGCAACAATGATAACTTTATCCCCTTTATGCACTTTTCTTGCAGCTGCACCGTTAAGACAAATATCACGTTTCCCACGCTCACCCAAGATGATATATGTAGAAAATCTTTCACCGTTGTTGATGTTAAGGATCTCAACTTTTTGTCCAACTCTCATCTTAGAAGCTTCTAAAAGCTCTTCATCGATAGTAATCGAACCTACATAGTTAAGATTTGCATCTGTAACAGTAGCACGATGAATTTTGCTGTAAAGCATTTCAATCTGCATATATTACATTCCCATCTGTTGTTTCATATC
This window of the Sulfurimonas sp. C5 genome carries:
- a CDS encoding adenylate/guanylate cyclase domain-containing protein; protein product: MIRTSILAVFSLLLILLLEYEKFEFLDSFAEKFNDTNFAFQTKTINPDVVIVAVDEKSINYFGRWPWDRDILAQGLEKLQSADVVALDMVFSESSDADQKLATAIETLNNSVCGFFLREKATQHLTPQELDTLQNSSLDLLQSKLQKDEHFLNAKFAELNVEPILDSCTMQGAFTTVTASDQLYRWYPTAFYLQNSLYPSLALQSLRLKFNSDLDRKAANTLTLGKQKISVNDLGFVRLNFYDKQAYKTISFVDLYKGKIKSSYLQKKIVLFGVTEMGIGDVVATPMGNMYGVYLHATFLSNFLNDELIKEFPLLNYLMTILTVLSVFLVSVFIKKLYVRIFTYIGVYLFLFAVAKTLFSYNSLYIDMFYPLIALGLNVALIEFNIFYIQEKDTRFIKKAFSSYLSKELLEKLVHSKKGLELGGEKKELSILFSDIRNFTTLSEEMDDPQQLIKLLNRYFTPMTEAVMDNKGMLDKYIGDAVMAFFNAPIDVEEHAKAACTCALEMINKLNILNQEFEKEGIAPIHIGIGINTGEVVVGNMGAIKRFNYTIIGDSVNLASRLESKTKEFGVEIIISSYTYELVKEDFECKDLGFTPIKGKKEEVRVYQLISHK
- a CDS encoding FecR family protein, with the protein product MLIIASCTYIYASVIGTVEELQGNVKVKPQNSIKKIKVLAGYQIQEGDILSTYEDGCAKIKLEDNSTLIVDTDSMVRFISGVDLKQENGKVYYKITSKKTKDALKVETNFAIIGIKGTTFIVKADEQKELLLQEGVVGINSIKEEFELYRKKINAEFEDFKAKQQQGFDEYKAAFEKYEKAVKTQAFDLQQQNKVSFEDNIVKEDSFDQNDADEFKYFEKLFDKN
- a CDS encoding YaaA family protein; this translates as MLKILFSPSEGKNSGGEHTSQELFGATDARDEILNKYNEIVNSGDEEKIKALFGIKKFDDCKPYIEDIFQAPLMSAIERYDGVAYDYLEYTSLDQDAQNYLKENTIIFSNLYGPLRGGDKIANYKVKQGNSIGEIEPDKFYKDRFSYQLDLYLGSSDILDLRAGYYDKFYKTNQPYTTLKFLKDGKTVSHWAKAYRGIVLREVARAGISSLEEFNKLEIENLKVKEIKKTKNKTEIVYEIVE
- a CDS encoding RNA methyltransferase, translating into MNQDSQEYKNKKAFFDKLITLYGRNVVVEVLQDDSIEVHKLHLAKSNKPDGAINKIMQLAKKRNIEITYHEKNALSRISKNAKQDQGVAIDIFSKTYQSAEAIKDLQSYKLIALDGVQNPQNLGMIIRSCAAGNVDGIILPKKNSAKISPLVIKASAGTLFKIPIYFCNTLEDVLPQLNEAKIYALSLEAKNSIYDLTLEKKSVFILGNESEGVSKEVISLCNDSLIIPMNRGVESLNVAVTASLIAFMRS
- a CDS encoding thioredoxin family protein; its protein translation is MQTIEEIEQTIKENLAVMVYFSAPTCNVCHALKPKLLEAIDANFKEFEVVSVDVSEAQEVAAHFSVFAIPTVLVFLDGREFLRKSRHMSVDEVIREIKRPYEIMIS
- a CDS encoding AEC family transporter, yielding MSSIILSILSIYVFIVMGYLAKRVFKEQIDDKTITLLNVYFLQVFLTFWGLLIHPVDITLLYAPSIYLVIVIIALIVSALFARYLFTQKKEYSIAMVAALIGNTGNLGIPLNIAIFGEASIPYTTVVNLMNVFVVYTIGVYYYSRGSFDVKTSLMNIVKLPILWAAIIAIILSVANYKPSETIMNMLMMGAYASMTMQLFLFGIYLYGTKINEINKTLISWILSFKFLLLPILAIGVLSFIELDPMIKGIIFIELLMPLAVANVNLASLYDCEPKVVTALVLISSVLFLGIIFLGVKILSYL
- a CDS encoding EAL domain-containing protein; amino-acid sequence: MKFKKTAQIIDLLIHNKEKIIDAWLNSKDTSIILNAYGIEIDEFRSLFATLLFDCYLDQILEKTDLENCTIIPAYIKLMLKHHATPDKIFLLPLELENSILKSFFANNVSDYEIYIEINQLTKYTLKATLTEFQKIFNEQEQENIYHNAILETTNDGYWMADTEGNFLEVNASYSKMSGYSIDELLSMHIQAVEAIESEEETKKHIEHIIKYGNETFETTHIKKNGERYPVEVSVSFTEIDGGRFFVLLRDISERKQAENELLLSSKVFSNMTDGVLITDSKQHILKFNDSFSKITGYTEKELLGKTPNLLSSGWHDKEFYKRMWADINTYGSWQGEIVDRKKNGETYISESSIIAVKQNDEIMNYIAISSDVTHRKEQEKIINNLAYYDALTKLPNKTLFQERLEHYISIAKRHHTQIALFFIDLDNFKNINDTLGHLMGDQFLKDAALRIKSILREEDTLGRFGGDEFAIIIQDWHSVSSLGVLAQKIVDIFKQPFLLNNTEFFSGVSIGISIYPDDAKTYDEMIRLADTAMYHVKRHGKNGYEFFSASMNKSIAEKMKIENALHTALENNEFHLTYQPKVNIETNTVYGMEALIRWIHPELGFIGPELFIPKAEDNGQIYNIGLWVIRQALEDTKKLHDSGYDDLEVSINISSRQLEQSYFLKDLISIVNDIGLAKEFIDLEITETQVMNNIDSSLEMLRKISALGIKLSIDDFGTGYSSLSYLKQLPANTIKIDKSFVLDIDKDEDDKAIVASIIALSKSLNRKVVAEGSETKEHIEILRELGVSQVQGYYYSKPIKLDEFEQFLKEFH
- the tkt gene encoding transketolase; this encodes MSDNIMRKKMADSIRFLAADMVQAANSGHPGAPMGLADIAVVLSEHLNHNPKNPSWLNRDRLVFSGGHATGLIYSLYYLWGYGLEIEDLKNFRQLDSKTPGHPEYGHTKGVEITTGPLGQGVANAVGFSMASKFMAAQVNSDTADLIDHNVYCLCGDGDLEEGISYEACSIAGHNKLDNLIVIYDSNCITIEGCTDLSISENIRGRFESQGWEVLECDGHNYDAIDIALTAAKASPKPAIIIAHTTIAKGAGELEGSHHSHGAPLGDEIIAEAKKAAGFDPEKKFFVSEDVMARFRCAIEKGDLAEREWIHRQKTMPLLEQNEVLASLENPDLSRIDYPTFDKADATRSTNGKIMNAIAKAIPSFLGGSADLSPSNKTDLKDMGVFPKGRNIYFGIREHAMASITNAIALYGPLMPFSATFFVFSDYLKPAARIAALSGIQQFFIWTHDSIGVGEDGPTHQPIEHLSQFRSLPNFYVWRPADGAENVEAWKKALEMTKSPSAFVCSRQNLSILPVAVKGEASKGGYLLASDADATITLMASGSEVQLALDVKAKLNEQGEKVNVVSVPCYDLFIEQDKSYIDEIIAPNTKKVAIEAARGLEWYRLADEVIGMDSFGASAPAEQLFEKFGFSVDAVIAKIK